From Deltaproteobacteria bacterium:
CCGAGGGCGCGCAGCCGGTGGCCCGCGAAGCCGGATCCGGCCGCGGCCTCCAGCCGCTCGAGGCGGTCCAGGGGATCGGAGCTGCCGGTGGGGAGGGCGCCGGAGTCGCCCCAGGGGGCGCGGGCGAGCAGGTCCCGCTCGGAGAGGAGCGCCACGAGGGCGCAGCCCCGGTGGGCCTCGCCCACCTCCCGGCAGTGGTGGAGGACCGCGGAGAGGCGCGGGGGCAGGGGCCAGCCCACGGCCTGGCGGCCGGCGGGCGTGAGCGCGTGCTCCCCCTCGAGGAGGCCCAGGTGGCGCAGGAGCGCGCCGGCGTGCTCCCAGGTCTCGGCGGGGGGCGGGGTGAGGAAGGGGAGCTCCTCGAGGCCGAGGTCGAAGCCGCCGAGGGTCAGGCGCAGCTCGGTCAGATCCTGCCGGGCGATCTCCGGGGGGTCCTGCGCCAGGCGGGCGCGGGCGTCGTGCTCGGTGAAGAGGCGCAGGCAGCGGCCGGGCCCCAGCCGGCCCGCGCGCCCGGCGCGCTGGGTGAGGGACGCGCGGGAGACCTTCCGCTCCTCCAGGCGGGGCAGCCCGCTCCAGGGATCGAAGCCCGGCATCCGGGCCAGGCCCGAGTCGATGACCGCCACCACCCCCGGCACGGTGATGCTGCTCTCGGCCACGTTCGTGGAGAGGATGATCCGGGGCCGCCCGGTGGGCTCCAGCGCCGCGTCCTGCTCCCTCGCCGAGAGCTCGCCGTGGAGGCGGGCGACCTCCAGCCTGCCCTCCCTCGTCAGGGGCTCGAGGTCCCGGGCGCAGGCGGCGATGGCGCCGGCCCCCGGGAGGAAGCAGAGGATCTGGCCCCCCGCCTCGCCGAGGCCCTCTCGCAGGAGGCGGCGGGCGGCGCGCACCACCAGCTCGGGCAGGCGCCGCTCCTCCTCGCGCTCGAGGTGCTCCACCTCGACCGGGTGGGCCCGGCCGGTGGTCCGGAAGACCTCGACCCGGGGCCAGAGGGGCGAGAGATCGAGGCCCTCGAGGGTGGCCGAGAGCACGCCCAGGATCAGCTCCGGGCGCTCGGTGGCCTGCAGCCGGGTGAGGAGGGCCAGGCCGAGATCGGCGTGGAGGTTGCGCTCGTGGAACTCGTCGAGGAGGACCGCGGCCACGCCCTCGAGGTGCGGATCCTCCAGGAGGTGGCGGGTCAAGAGCGCCTCGGTCAGGTAGCGGACCCGGGTGCGCTTGCTCACCTTCCGCTCGAAGCGGATCTCGTAGCCGATGCGCTCGCCCACCGGCTCACCCAGGAGGCTGGCGACCCGCCGGGCCGAGAGGCGGGCGGCGAGGCGGCGCGGCTCCAGGACCCAGACCTCACCCTGCAGCGCCGTGGCCAGGGCCCAGGGCAGGCGGGTGGTCTTGCCCGAGCCGGTGGGGGCGTCGAGGACCAGCTGCCCCGATCGGCGGGCCACCTCGACGATGGCCTCGAGGTGGGCGTCGATGGGCAGGCTCTCTCCCCGCTGGAAACCGAAGGCGCTCACGGTCGAGGGGCAGCCTCGCACCAAGGGCGCCGGGAAGGCCAGCGCGCGTTGACGCTGGGGCGAGGCGTGCATTAACTGCTACCGGAACCCAACACGGAGACCTCCAACGATGAACGCTGCCGCCACCGCTCCCGTCGACGCCCTCAAGGCCGAGGGCTACCGCTCGGTCTTCTCCATCGTCGAGGGCTGGGCCTGGTGCCCGCACTGCGGCCTCAAGCGGGAGGTCTCCGAGTTCCAGCCCATCAAGAGCGTCGCCGGTGCGAGCGACGACGCGGCGGGCTGGCACGCCGTCTCCTGCACGCGCTGTCACGCCCGCGGCCTGCTCAGCGCGGAGAAGCACGACTGAACCGGCTCCTGCTGGAGGCCGGGGAGCTGGACGAGTCCGGGGAGGTCCTCCTCCGGGGGCGCCGCGCCCTCCACCTGCGCAAGGTGCTGAAGGTCGAGGCCGGTCAGCGCGTGCGGGCCGGGTTGCTGGGCGGTCCCCTGGGCGCCGGGTGGATCGTCGCCCTGGAGGGAGAGGGCGTGCGCCTTCGCTTCGAGGCCGAGGGTGAGGCGCCCGCGCCGCCCGAGCTCTCCCTGGTCCTGGCGCTCCCCCGGCCGAAGGTCCTCTCGCGGGTGTTGCAGGCGGCGGCGAGCTTCGGCCTGCGGCGGATCGATCTGGTCAACGCCTGGAAGGTCGAGAAGAGCTACTTCGACTCCCCCCGCCTGGCCCCCGCGCGGCTGCGCGAGGATCTGATCGCCGGCTGCGAGCAGGGCGCGCACACCTGGCTGCCCGAGCTCGCCGTGCACCGCCGCTTCCTCGGCTACCTCGAGGGGCTGCCCCCGCCCGGCGGCGAGGCGCGGGTCTTCGCCCAGATCGGCTCGGCGCGGAGCCTGGGAGCGGTCTTGCCCGCGGCCGGGGCCGTCTCCCTCCTGGTGGGACCCGAGGGTGGCCTCCTCGCCAGCGAGGAGGAGAGCCTGCACGAGGCGGGCTTCCGGGGCTTCGCCCTGGGCACGCCCGTCCTGGCCGTGCCGGTGGCGGTGGCGGTCGCCCTGGGTCAGGTCGCGCTCCTGCGGGGGCCGGGTTCTGTCCCCGAGCCCGGAAGCAGGGCTATTCTGTAGAACGACGCCCGGCACCATGAGCAGCAAGTTCGAAGCCTGGACCGATCCCGAGTCCACCTCCCACGGAGGCAGCGAGAAGGCTCCCGCCCGGCATCGCCCCGCGCCGCGACCGCACCTGCTGCGCCAGACGGAAGGACCGGGGGCGCCGCGCGAGCTGAGGCTGGATGGCCCCGAGCTCCTCATCGGCCGGGCGGTGGGGGTCGACCTCCACGTCGACGCCCCGGACGTCTCCCGGATGCACGCCAAGGTCTTCCGCTACGGCTTCGACTTCGCGGTGCGCGATCTCGGCAGCCGCAACGGCGTGCTGCTCAACGGCATGCGCGTCTCCTCGGCGGTGCTGCGGGACGGCGACCTCATCCGGGTCGGCCCCGCGGTCTTCATGTACCTCGAGGGCGGCTGAGCTCCCGCGCCCGGGCCTCGTCCTCCGGCGGGACGTAGATCCGGCGGATGGTCGCCGCCTCGGCGTAGCGGTCGAAGAGGGGGGTGTAGGTGTCCACCGGCACCTCGCCTCCGGGGGTCCGCACGAAGAGGCCCCGGGAGCCGGGCAGGTAGCGGGAGACCGTCGAGCTCGACTCGCTCTCGAGGGTCGAGATCCCGGCCGCGGTGAGGACGGCGGCGACCTCCTCGAAGCGAGGGTCGTCCCCCGACTGCTCCTCGTAGACGGTGCGGTAGCCCTGCCGCTTCACGATCCGCCGGGCCCACTCGTCCGGCGAGGCGCGCAGCACCCCGTAGAGGTCGATGTCGTCGGTCTCGAGGAAGGCCGCGGCCGTCTGCGGCACCTGGTAGGCCCCCTCGGCGGTGAGGAAGTAGCGGCGGAGCATCTCGTCGTAGGCCACCGAGGCGCGGTGGAAGTAGACGGCGAGGAACATGTGGTAGCGCGAGAGGAGGAAGTCCTCGAAGGCGAAGATGGCGCGCCGGTCGAGGGCGAGGTACGCGGCGTCGCCCTGCACCGTCAGGCCGAGGTTCGAGAGCAGCCAGGTCAGGTCGAACTGGCCGTAGGTCACCCCGGCGTAGAGGGAGTCCCTCCGCAGGTAGTCCATCCGGTCGGCGTCGAGCTCGGAGGCGACCATCTGCCGCAGCAGCGGCTTGTAGTCGATGCCGCCGTGGACGAAGGCTCCGATGGCCTCCGGCGGATCGCCGCCGAGGAGGGTGAGGACCTCGGCCGCCCCCGGGCCCTCCGGGAAGAGCGCCTCGAGCCGCTCGGCGAAGGCGCCGTCGAGGAAGAGGAGGCGGGTGTAGTCCTCGTGGGTGGCCCGGCGGCCGGGGTCGTCCACCGCCCAGGAGGGCAGGCCGAGGGTGGAGAGCATCGGCAGGGCGAACTCGGAGGTGTGGGAGAGGGGAGGGTGCCCCAGGTCGTGGGAGAGCACCGCCAGGCGCAGGGCCTGACGGAAGCGCTGCTGGACCTCGGAGGGCAGCCCGGTCTCCCGGCCGAAGACCTGATCGAAGAGCAGCCCGCTGACGTGCATCGCGCCGACGACGTGGACGAAGCGGGTGTGGGTCGCGCCGGGGAAGGCGACGTCCGAGAAGCCGAGCTGCTTGATGTGGCGCAGGCGCTGGAAGGCCCGGGTGTCGAGGAGCCTCCGCTCGGCCGGGCTGATGCCGATGGCGCCGTGGATGGGGTCCCGGATGTGCATCGTGGGGCGGATTCTACTGCAGGGATCGCCACCGGCTTAGGAAAGGGCCGCTTGCGTTCCCGTCCGGGGGATGCATCTTTCAGGGCGATGCCGCGCTGGACCTACTTCGCGATCTTCCTCGTCATCGCCCTCGGGATCGTCGCCGGCTGGCACTACTACCTCTGGCTGCGGCTGGTGCGGGACCCGGGCTGGACGCCGCAGGTGACGCGGATCCTGACCGGCGTCCTCGTGCTCCTGGGGCTCTCCCTCCCCCTCGGGATGATCACGGCGCGGCTCCTGCCCCCGGCCTTCGGGAAGGCCTTCGGCTGGTTCGCCTTCGTCTGGATGGGCGGCGGCTTCCTCCTGCTCTGCGCGGTGGCGGTGGGGGACCTCTTCACCCAGGTGCTCTCTCGCTTCACCGACCTCGGGGCGTCGATGCCCGACGCCGAGCCCGAGAGCCCCTCCCGGCGCCTGCTCCTCGCCCGCACCCTGGCCGCGGGCACCACCCTCGCCGCGGCGAGCACCACGATCTACGGCGTGCGCGGCGCGCTGGGCGCGGTGCAGGTGAAGGACGTGGAGGTGCAGCTGGACCGGCTGCCCCGGGAGATCTCGGGGCTGACGGTGGTGCAGCTCACCGACGTCCACGTCGGCTCGATGATCGGCCAGCCCTTCGTCGAGGGGCTGGTCGAGCGGGTCAATGCGTTGAAGCCCGACCTGGTCGTGATCACCGGCGATCTGGTGGACGGGCCGGCGGAGCGCCTCGGCGCCGCCGTGGCGCCGCTCGGCAAGCTGGAGAGCCGCTGGGGAACGCACTTCGTCACCGGCAACCACGAGTACTTCTCGGGCTTCGAGCCCTGGCGGGCCTTCCTCGCCTCCCTGGGCATCGAGGTGCTGGAGAACCGCCGGGTGACCATCGGCGAGGCCGGCGGCCCCTCGATCGACCTGGCCGGGATCCCCGACCCCACCGTGGCCCGGATGGGCAACGGCGCCCCCGACCTGGCGGCCGCCGTCGCCGGCCGCGATCCCGAGCGAGAGCTGCTGGTGCTGGCCCACCAGCCCCGCGCCATCGACGACGCGGTGACCCAGGGGGCGGGGCTCCTGCTCTCGGGCCACACCCACGGCGGGCAGATCTGGCCCTTCGGCCTCCTGGTGGCCCTCAACCAGCCCTACGTCGCCGGCCTCCACCGCCGCGAGGACACCCAGGTCTACGTCAGCCGCGGCACCGGCTTCTGGGGGCCGCCGATGCGGGTCGGAGCCCCGGCCGAGATCACCCGGCTGGTGTTGACCCCGAGCTGAGGGTCCGCTTCAGGTAGGCCTCCGCCGAGGCCCGGCCCTTCGCCTGCTGGGCGATGCAGCGGTCGGCGCTCTCCTTGCCCAGCGCGAGGTAGCGCTCGTGGCCGGGGGCGTCCTTCTCCTGGAAGAAGGCGATGGCCGCGTCGCGGCCCTCCTCGTCGCAGAAGGCCCCCACCAGGCGGGCGAGGCGGGCGGCCGAGCGGCCGGCGAAGGAGGGCAGGCGGGCCTGGAGCTCGTCGTAGTTCTCCTTCAGGAAGGCGAAGGTGCGGGCCGTGCGCTCCTTTCCGTCGAAGCCGCCGCCGAAGAGGTACCAGACGTCCTGGGCGCGAACCCGGGGATCGAAGGCGAGGGCCAGCGCCGCGTCGAGCTCCTCGCCCGCCGGCGCCGCGCCGAGGCCCGAGAGCAGGGTGAGGCGCTCCTGGCTGCCGCTGGCCTTCTCGAGGGCCGAGAGCAGCTCGTCCTGGGTGACGGCGCCCTCGCGGCGCGCCAGCCGGAGGGCCGTGCCCGCGACGTCCGCCGAGACCTTCGTCGGATCCTCGAGGTAGAGGCGGGCCTGCGCGGCGGCGCCCTCCTTCACTCCCGCGTCGCTGCCGTGGCGGCCCAGGGTCCACAGGAGGCTCCCCCGCATGAGGGTGTGCGCGCGCCGCTCGCCCTCGGCGGGCCGCCAGCCCAGCGCCCGGGCGCGCGCGCCGAGCACCCGGTCGGCGAAGGCCCGGTAGGCCGGGGTCTCGGCGAGGTCCGGCCAGAGGTCGGCGACGCCGGCGACCTTGCCCGCGGCCATCCGCTGGAGGCGCGGATCCTCGCTGGCGCCGGCCAGCTCGATCAGCGCCAGGCCCTCGGCGGGATCGAGGGCGCCGGCCGCCACCGCGCCCCAGGCCTGATCGAGGAGGCTCACCCGCATCCGGCGAAGCTCGGGCGCGTCCTTCCCCTCGAGCCAGCGGGCCATCTCGGAGAGCTGGCCGGCCGGGGCCTGCCAGCGGAAGTAGCCGTGCTCCCCGGCGTTGGGGTGCACCCAGCGCGGGCACTGCTCGGTGGCGAGGACGACCTCCTGCTCGGCCTCCTCGAGGAGGAGGCACTGGCGGGTGAGGCTCTCGCGCTCGGGCCAGGCCACGCAGAGGGGGAGGACCCAGGGCTCTCCTCCGCCGTCGATCTTCGCTCCGCCGAGGGCCTGGTAGGGACGCTGGACCAGGCGCAGGCGGACGCCGGCGTCCTCCCCGCAGCGCAGCTCGGTCTCGAGGAGCGGCACCCCCGGCCGGTCGAGGAAGGAGCGGGCGACCCGCTCGACCGGCTCCTCCGAGACCGCCTCGAGGGCGGCGAAGAGGTCGTCGGCGGTGGCGGTCCGCCAGGCGTGCTCCTGCAGGTAGCGCTGGATGCCCGCCTGGAAGAGCTCCGGGCCCAGCCACGCCTCGAGCATCGAGAGGATGCTGCCACCCTTCACGTAGGTCAGGCCGTCGAAGGCGGCCTCGGCCTCGGCCACCGACTGCACCGGCTGGCGCACCGCCCGGGCGGCCGCGAGGCTGTCGGAGTGGAAGACCTGGTTGCGGCCGGCCAGGAGGTCGAGGCCCTGCTCGTACTCCGGGCGCCAGCCGTCGACGATCTTGGCGGCCATCCAGGTGGCGAAGGCCTCGTTCAGCCAGAGATCGTCCCACCACGCCATCGTCACCAGGTTGCCGAACCACTGGTGGGCCAGCTCGTGCGCGGCCACCGAGCCGATGCGCTCCTCGGCGCCGAGGGAGCGGCTCTCGGGATCCGAGAGGAGGAGCTCCTCCCGGTAGACGATCAGCCCCGCGTTCTCCATCGCGCCGGCGGCGAACTCGAGGAGCGCCGCCAGGTCGAGCTTGGCGTAGGGGTAGGCGATGCCGAAGTAGGCCTCGAGGCGCGGCAACAGCTCGGCGTGGGTGGCGAGGGCCTCCTTCAGGCGCGCGCCCTTGCCCTTCGCGGCCAGCCCGGTGAGGGGCAGCTCGCCCACCGAGGTGCGCACGGTCTCGAGCTCACCCACGACCAGTGCGACCAGGTAGGTGGGCAGGGGCGGCGTCTCGCGGAAGACCACCCGCTGCACCTCGCCCTGCGCCTCGACCCGCTCGACGGGGGCGTTCGAGTGGATCTCCAGCCCGGCGGGGCTGATCACGGTGATGGCGAAGGGCGTCTTGAAGCCGGGCTCGTCCAGGCAGGGGAAGGCCTTGCGGGCGTAGGCGGGCTCGAGCTGGGTGTAGACGTGGGCCTGCCCCTCCCGCTCGACCCGGTAGAGGCCGGTGAGGCGGGTGTCGAAGGGGGCCTCGAAGTCCAGCACCAGGGTCGCCGCGCCGGCCGGCAGCGGGCGCGCGGGCAGGGCGAGCCACTGATCGACCGGGCGCCCCTCGGCCGCCGGGACGGCCTGCAGGCGGGCCTCGATCCGGCCCGAGGGCTCGACCGAGGCGTCGACCAGGAAGTGCGGCGCGCGCAGCTTCATCCCCTCGGCGTGGAAGCGCAGGTGCTCGGTGGCGCCGGTCAGCTCCAGGTCGATCTCCACCCGGCCCGAGAACTCGGTCTTCGCCGGGTCGATCCGCCACTCGATGGTGTAGCGGGTCGGCGCCGCCGTCGCGGGCAGGCGGTGGGGCAGCGCCGCCAGCTCGGCCTCGGGCAGGCCGAGGGTGGCGCAGCCCGTGCTCGCCAGCGTCGTGAGGAGGAGGGCGGTGAGGGAGCGGGGGATCCTCATCGGGCGTCCAGGAAGGCGACGAGCTCCTCGCGGTAGCGCTGGCCCAGGGCGATGGCGTGGGTGGCCGCCTGCAGGCCCTGCTCGATCGGGCGCTCGCCACCCCGGACGGCCTTCTCCCGCAGGCGGCGCACCGCCTCGTCGAGCGCCCCGGCGCTGCGGTACTCGCCGAGGATCTGGCCGATGTGGATGAAGGTGAACTCCGGCTGCCGCTTGCGGACGGCCTCGAAGTTCGCCATCAGCCAGTCGAAGGCCGCGTCGCGGGTCTCGTGGCGGCGCATCATCCCGTAGAAGACGCTGCCGAAGTCCTGGGCCCGGAAGCGCTCATCGAGGAGGAGGGCCAGGGCCTCTCCCGCGGTAGCGGCGGGCAGGCTGGCCAGGCCGCCGAGGAGGGCGGTCCGCCGCTCGGGATCGGTGGCCGCGAAGAGGGCCTCGGCCAGGGCTTCGGAGCCGAGGGCGCCCTCCCGGGCCGCGAGGGCCAGGGCGACCCGGGCGATCTCCGGGCTGGCCTCGGCGCCCGAGACCAGCGCCGGCCCGAGGGTGAGGACGTGATCCAGCACCTCCTGCGAGCGGGCGTGGTGGCCCGCCGCGGCGAGGACCGCGGGGCGGGCGATGGTGTCCCCGTCGGGCTCGCCCTCACGGGGCGCGAGGCCCAGCCGCTCGAGGGCGCTCCCGGTGAGGGAGGCCGCGAAGGAGCGGAAGCCGGGATGCTCGTCGATGCCCGGGAAGAAGCTGTGCAGGCGGGCGGGGCTGCCGGCGACCTGCTCGACGATCGGGCGGGCCGTGACGTCCTCGAGGGCCTCCACGGTGCGCAGGTAGCTCGAGAGGGGCGCCGCGCCTCCGGTGACCGCCGCCCAGGTCGCGCCCACCACGCCCAGCTGCTCCCGGGTGTCGAGCTCGGCCGCCCGATCGAGGAGCGCGCTCATCGCCTCCTCGGGGAGGGCCCAGCGCAGATAGGTCGCCTCGGCGGGGTTCGGGTGGCCGGCCCGCAGGGGCGTGGGGAGGGTGGCGCGCTCCTCCCCGAAGACGAGGTCGGCGCCCCCCGCGAGGTGGAGGGGGATCTGCCAGCGCGCCTGGGGGTCGGCGGGCTCGAGGCCCACCAGGGCGTAGGGCGCCTGCCTCACCCTCGGCGCGTCGCCGGCCTCCTCGACCACCAGCAGGGGCACGCCCGGCTGCTCGATGAAGCTGCGGATCACGCCGGTGACGTCCTTGCCGCTCGCGGCGTCGAGGCGGGAGAAGAGGTCCTCCCCCCTGGCGTTGCCCCAGCGGTGCGCCTCCAGGTAGGCGCGCACGCCGCTGCGGAAGGCGTCCTCGCCGATCCAGCGCTCGATGGTCTCGAGGACCGCGGCGCCCTTCAGGTAGGTGATGGCGTCGAAGGCCTGCTCGGCGTCGCCCACGCTGTGCACCGGCTGCCGGATCTGGCGAGCCGCCGGCAGGGCGTCCTGGGCCATGACCCGGCCGCGCACCTCCAGCAGGGCGAGGACCTGCTCGTACTCGGGCCGCCACTGGTCCACGACCCGGGCGGCGACCCAGGTGGCGAAGGCCTCGTTCAGCCAGAGGTCGTCCCACCACTCCATCGTCACCAGGTTGCCGAACCAGTGGTGGGCCAGCTCGTGCGCGACCACCTCGGCGATCTCCCGGGCCCGGGAGCGGGTGAGGTTCGCCTCGTCGGCCAGCAGGTAGATCTCGCGGAAGGTGACCAGGCCGGCGTTCTCCATCGCGCCGGCGGCGAACTCGGGCACCGCGACCACGTCCAGCTTCGAATAGGGGTAGGGCAGGCCGAAGAGGTCCTCGAGGGCCATCAGCAGCTCGGGCGTGAAGCGCCGGGCGACCTCCGCCAGGTGCGCCTTGCCCTCGGGGACGATCACCCGCACCGGCGTCGCGCCCGCGGGCTCGGCCTCGACGATCTCGAAGGGGCCCACGCAGAGGGCCAGGAGGTAGGTGGGGATCGGCGGCGTCTCCTCGAAGCGGACGACCGTGCGCTCTCCCTCCTCCCGGCGCTCGACCTCCGGGCCGTTGGCGAAGCAGGGGGTGCCGGACGGGACCCGGAGGGTCAGCTCGAAGGGAACCTTGAAGGCCGGCTCGTCGAAGCAGGGGAAGCAGCGCCGGGCGTCGGCGGCCTCGAACTGGGTGGCCAGGTAGGGCTTGCCGCCGTCCACGACCTTGTAGAGGCCGCACATGCTGCCGTTGAAGGGGCCGTGGAAGTCGATCCGGAGGAACGCCTCACCGGCGGGGATCGGCTCGCCGTCCGAGAGGACGAGCTCCCCGTGCTCGGGCTCGCGGCCCGGGCCCTCGGCGGGGCGGGCGGTGAGGGCGCGCCGAGACTCGCCGACCTGCAGCTCGATCCGGTCGAGGGTGAGATCGAGGGCGTGGAGGTGCACGCCCCCGGCGGCCTGCTCGACGGCGAGCTGGATCTCGACCCGCCCCTCGAAGCCGTCCCGGGCGGGATCGGTCTCGAGCGAGAGGGCGTAGCGCGTGGGGCGGGGGTCGGCGGGGAGGCGTCCGGGCTCGGGTGTGGTGCTCATGCGGGGAAAATCTCATCCCGGGGCGGACTCTTCAAGCCAGGGCATCGAGCCCCCCGGCCGAGCCGGGTCAGCTCGAGGCCCGCGGGAAAAGCCGTGCGCGTGCACGTGCACGTGCACGTGCACGGTTTCTGCCGTGCATCGGGGTCGGCCTCCGTTGGTACGGGAAACCCTCCGCGGTCTATGGTGCTTGCATGGGGGTGAGATGCGTCAGGTGGGTGATCGGGGGGTGGCTCCTGCTGGCCTCGGCTTTGCCCCTGCCAGCGGCCGGTACCGAGCCGATCCTGCCCCCCGCGGAGCCCGACCCTTTCGACACGCGTCCGGTCGAGGCCGTCGAGCGGTCCGAAACGGTCGATGGCAGGGAGGTGGCGGCGCCTCCCCCCCGAGAGGTGGACCCGGTCTGGCACCTCTACGATCAAGCCTTCGCCACCCTGATGGGAGGGGAGAAGCAGGAGGCGTTGCGGCTCTTGGCCCGTATCCGGGACCGGCACCCCGACCACCCGGCTGCTCTCCTGGCCGGCGATCTGCTCGCGGTCTATGTGGTCGATCCCGCCGACCCGCGGAATGGGGCGCTCCCGGTCACCACGCGGACCGAGCTGCGGAGCCGGCTGCTGGAGCGCGAGCAGCCCGACGGGCGCGCCCGGGCCGAGCTGGCGGTCGTGCAGACCCTCCACGGAATCGGGATCGGCATCGAGCTCTGTTTCATCGCCCAATGCTGGAATACGCGGGCGGTGGCGGGTGCGCTCACCCTCGGTGGATCTCTCGGATTGGTCCTCTCCCTCACCCTGACCTCCGGGGGTGTCACGGCCGCGCAGGCCTCTGCATCCAACTCCGGCGCCGCCTGGGGTTTCTGGAACGGTCTGGCCATTCTCGGGGGGGCCGGGCTGCTCGGTTGGCCGGCTGGGCCAGAGAATCTGGGCATCCCAGTCGTGCTGCAGCTCGGGTGGCTGGCGGTCGGTGCGATCGTCACTCGTCACGTGCCCGTCCACGCCGGCCAGATCTCCCTGGCGAACAGTGCTGGGATCTGGAGCGGGGTCCTCGTCCTTCTGCTCCATGGTGTGACCTGGTGG
This genomic window contains:
- the hrpB gene encoding ATP-dependent helicase HrpB; its protein translation is MSAFGFQRGESLPIDAHLEAIVEVARRSGQLVLDAPTGSGKTTRLPWALATALQGEVWVLEPRRLAARLSARRVASLLGEPVGERIGYEIRFERKVSKRTRVRYLTEALLTRHLLEDPHLEGVAAVLLDEFHERNLHADLGLALLTRLQATERPELILGVLSATLEGLDLSPLWPRVEVFRTTGRAHPVEVEHLEREEERRLPELVVRAARRLLREGLGEAGGQILCFLPGAGAIAACARDLEPLTREGRLEVARLHGELSAREQDAALEPTGRPRIILSTNVAESSITVPGVVAVIDSGLARMPGFDPWSGLPRLEERKVSRASLTQRAGRAGRLGPGRCLRLFTEHDARARLAQDPPEIARQDLTELRLTLGGFDLGLEELPFLTPPPAETWEHAGALLRHLGLLEGEHALTPAGRQAVGWPLPPRLSAVLHHCREVGEAHRGCALVALLSERDLLARAPWGDSGALPTGSSDPLDRLERLEAAAGSGFAGHRLRALGLDGGRSRSVWRVAGNLRRRLGVEREERGASPESSARLQRALLAGWPDRVAGRRAPRSERFVLADGGEVVAGPTTIVREAPLIVALEARREGGQGRSPRLHLASAIEPDWLIEVDPEGLVESIEVSWNEGGDRVEAFSRLRYGLIVLTESRVPAEEQPETAHLLAAALRERGLAALGDPEGLESLLGRLELLHELDPALELPELSEEGLWRFVEAACVGARSFSELQRRDWVRTLEARIPGPARAKLARWLPESMALPRRQKVRIRYARGQRPYLASRLQDFFGLKETPTLAEGRLPLQLHLLAPNGRPVQITQDLPGFWSRHYPQVRRELRGRYPRHDWPETP
- a CDS encoding RsmE family RNA methyltransferase, with amino-acid sequence MDESGEVLLRGRRALHLRKVLKVEAGQRVRAGLLGGPLGAGWIVALEGEGVRLRFEAEGEAPAPPELSLVLALPRPKVLSRVLQAAASFGLRRIDLVNAWKVEKSYFDSPRLAPARLREDLIAGCEQGAHTWLPELAVHRRFLGYLEGLPPPGGEARVFAQIGSARSLGAVLPAAGAVSLLVGPEGGLLASEEESLHEAGFRGFALGTPVLAVPVAVAVALGQVALLRGPGSVPEPGSRAIL
- a CDS encoding FHA domain-containing protein → MSSKFEAWTDPESTSHGGSEKAPARHRPAPRPHLLRQTEGPGAPRELRLDGPELLIGRAVGVDLHVDAPDVSRMHAKVFRYGFDFAVRDLGSRNGVLLNGMRVSSAVLRDGDLIRVGPAVFMYLEGG
- a CDS encoding HD domain-containing protein is translated as MHIRDPIHGAIGISPAERRLLDTRAFQRLRHIKQLGFSDVAFPGATHTRFVHVVGAMHVSGLLFDQVFGRETGLPSEVQQRFRQALRLAVLSHDLGHPPLSHTSEFALPMLSTLGLPSWAVDDPGRRATHEDYTRLLFLDGAFAERLEALFPEGPGAAEVLTLLGGDPPEAIGAFVHGGIDYKPLLRQMVASELDADRMDYLRRDSLYAGVTYGQFDLTWLLSNLGLTVQGDAAYLALDRRAIFAFEDFLLSRYHMFLAVYFHRASVAYDEMLRRYFLTAEGAYQVPQTAAAFLETDDIDLYGVLRASPDEWARRIVKRQGYRTVYEEQSGDDPRFEEVAAVLTAAGISTLESESSSTVSRYLPGSRGLFVRTPGGEVPVDTYTPLFDRYAEAATIRRIYVPPEDEARARELSRPRGT
- a CDS encoding metallophosphoesterase; this encodes MPRWTYFAIFLVIALGIVAGWHYYLWLRLVRDPGWTPQVTRILTGVLVLLGLSLPLGMITARLLPPAFGKAFGWFAFVWMGGGFLLLCAVAVGDLFTQVLSRFTDLGASMPDAEPESPSRRLLLARTLAAGTTLAAASTTIYGVRGALGAVQVKDVEVQLDRLPREISGLTVVQLTDVHVGSMIGQPFVEGLVERVNALKPDLVVITGDLVDGPAERLGAAVAPLGKLESRWGTHFVTGNHEYFSGFEPWRAFLASLGIEVLENRRVTIGEAGGPSIDLAGIPDPTVARMGNGAPDLAAAVAGRDPERELLVLAHQPRAIDDAVTQGAGLLLSGHTHGGQIWPFGLLVALNQPYVAGLHRREDTQVYVSRGTGFWGPPMRVGAPAEITRLVLTPS
- a CDS encoding M1 family metallopeptidase, producing the protein MRIPRSLTALLLTTLASTGCATLGLPEAELAALPHRLPATAAPTRYTIEWRIDPAKTEFSGRVEIDLELTGATEHLRFHAEGMKLRAPHFLVDASVEPSGRIEARLQAVPAAEGRPVDQWLALPARPLPAGAATLVLDFEAPFDTRLTGLYRVEREGQAHVYTQLEPAYARKAFPCLDEPGFKTPFAITVISPAGLEIHSNAPVERVEAQGEVQRVVFRETPPLPTYLVALVVGELETVRTSVGELPLTGLAAKGKGARLKEALATHAELLPRLEAYFGIAYPYAKLDLAALLEFAAGAMENAGLIVYREELLLSDPESRSLGAEERIGSVAAHELAHQWFGNLVTMAWWDDLWLNEAFATWMAAKIVDGWRPEYEQGLDLLAGRNQVFHSDSLAAARAVRQPVQSVAEAEAAFDGLTYVKGGSILSMLEAWLGPELFQAGIQRYLQEHAWRTATADDLFAALEAVSEEPVERVARSFLDRPGVPLLETELRCGEDAGVRLRLVQRPYQALGGAKIDGGGEPWVLPLCVAWPERESLTRQCLLLEEAEQEVVLATEQCPRWVHPNAGEHGYFRWQAPAGQLSEMARWLEGKDAPELRRMRVSLLDQAWGAVAAGALDPAEGLALIELAGASEDPRLQRMAAGKVAGVADLWPDLAETPAYRAFADRVLGARARALGWRPAEGERRAHTLMRGSLLWTLGRHGSDAGVKEGAAAQARLYLEDPTKVSADVAGTALRLARREGAVTQDELLSALEKASGSQERLTLLSGLGAAPAGEELDAALALAFDPRVRAQDVWYLFGGGFDGKERTARTFAFLKENYDELQARLPSFAGRSAARLARLVGAFCDEEGRDAAIAFFQEKDAPGHERYLALGKESADRCIAQQAKGRASAEAYLKRTLSSGSTPAG
- a CDS encoding M1 family metallopeptidase, whose amino-acid sequence is MSTTPEPGRLPADPRPTRYALSLETDPARDGFEGRVEIQLAVEQAAGGVHLHALDLTLDRIELQVGESRRALTARPAEGPGREPEHGELVLSDGEPIPAGEAFLRIDFHGPFNGSMCGLYKVVDGGKPYLATQFEAADARRCFPCFDEPAFKVPFELTLRVPSGTPCFANGPEVERREEGERTVVRFEETPPIPTYLLALCVGPFEIVEAEPAGATPVRVIVPEGKAHLAEVARRFTPELLMALEDLFGLPYPYSKLDVVAVPEFAAGAMENAGLVTFREIYLLADEANLTRSRAREIAEVVAHELAHHWFGNLVTMEWWDDLWLNEAFATWVAARVVDQWRPEYEQVLALLEVRGRVMAQDALPAARQIRQPVHSVGDAEQAFDAITYLKGAAVLETIERWIGEDAFRSGVRAYLEAHRWGNARGEDLFSRLDAASGKDVTGVIRSFIEQPGVPLLVVEEAGDAPRVRQAPYALVGLEPADPQARWQIPLHLAGGADLVFGEERATLPTPLRAGHPNPAEATYLRWALPEEAMSALLDRAAELDTREQLGVVGATWAAVTGGAAPLSSYLRTVEALEDVTARPIVEQVAGSPARLHSFFPGIDEHPGFRSFAASLTGSALERLGLAPREGEPDGDTIARPAVLAAAGHHARSQEVLDHVLTLGPALVSGAEASPEIARVALALAAREGALGSEALAEALFAATDPERRTALLGGLASLPAATAGEALALLLDERFRAQDFGSVFYGMMRRHETRDAAFDWLMANFEAVRKRQPEFTFIHIGQILGEYRSAGALDEAVRRLREKAVRGGERPIEQGLQAATHAIALGQRYREELVAFLDAR